From the Daucus carota subsp. sativus chromosome 8, DH1 v3.0, whole genome shotgun sequence genome, one window contains:
- the LOC108198264 gene encoding protein S40-1-like, which translates to MALEEFQESDTIFDDIVGLSDGDANTTCGYKKSGNNEKLRRKKKSVPMNIPGNHSDNEYEYMYDEDDGRITRPHEIVGRRITAKMAYSVCSGNGRTLKGRHMCEIRDSILRLTGFLET; encoded by the coding sequence ATGGCTCTAGAAGAATTTCAAGAATCCGATACTATTTTTGACGACATTGTGGGCTTATCAGATGGAGATGCCAATACTACGTGCGGTTACAAGAAATCTGGAAATAATGAGAAGttaaggagaaagaagaaatcAGTTCCTATGAACATCCCGGGAAATCATTCGGACAACGAATATGAATATATGTACGATGAAGATGATGGTAGAATTACGCGGCCCCACGAGATTGTGGGGCGGCGAATTACCGCAAAGATGGCGTATTCGGTGTGTAGCGGAAATGGAAGAACTCTCAAAGGAAGGCATATGTGTGAAATCCGTGATTCTATTTTAAGGTTAACTGGATTTCTCGAAACATGA